A stretch of the Myripristis murdjan chromosome 24, fMyrMur1.1, whole genome shotgun sequence genome encodes the following:
- the armh4 gene encoding endochitinase A isoform X1 translates to MLMSGTLHRLLLAGTCLCVYSTPIRLQVQNNTPTQDSNCGGQCGSTHTTGINSKSSDTDKSAFGTSEHVTGLIVNVGAEGGAGPDGQKTGPEGIVPVTQAGNGDSHGGRSGPSEADEEAWSERSEGKSEPAVGSSSEMGEAQRQTKAASVLSAASESEPAAAEDTKEDAPVISEAVLSPAGERQQLAVAVNTPRPAVYGFSASSVVPPQLETYSLRVTTWERKGLDQGRQRNGPWSEAYDKATLASFGAPPQGKETGRSRPSSTQLPHPSAWFQRLTSHSISLLSPISPSSFLSPRTATPLSVWGQEGVTASTLPDPLLPDIGPNLTPKEDGPENLWTEAVRQNGADTVLPLSQDEATEGTMSSEALPLIFEPFDDATPESAAAVVTLAPGSSQPLAAMATRGMLLSEADLNQLVTVETDSDGPSRTPPLLLPDWTSPWQTSGAELLEPISPSGLSVSPPPAETEPGLLEDRSEKAPDRIPNLEAALPTTGPSVSSIQRSVTTVTKATHRLVSKSRSGLEEMESEEEPDEDEEDENTEESEEEDSEEDLTETPKTASTRPPYSLIPPPPVWVQRNQGLMRSWVELIREKAGYVSGMLAPVGIGITGALLIVGALYSIRMIHRKRRNSFKHQRRKVRQPEQPREPGTSRQDQAMLLADSSEDEF, encoded by the exons ATGCTGATGTCTGGGACGCTTCACCGTCTCCTCCTGGCCGGAACCTGTCTTTGTGTCTATAGCACCCCGATCCGTCTCCAAGTCCAAAACAACACCCCCACACAGGACAGCAACTGTGGTGGACAATGTGgatcaacacacaccacagggaTAAACTCTAAGTCCTCAGATACTGACAAGTCTGCCTTTGGCACATCAGAACATGTGACTGGTCTCATAGTGAATGTAGGTGCAGAGGGTGGGGCTGGCCCAGATGGACAAAAAACAGGACCTGAGGGGATAGTTCCAGTGACGCAGGCTGGAAACGGGGACAGCCATGGTGGAAGATCTGGGCCGAGTGAGGCTGATGAAGAGGCGTGGAGTGAGAGGAGTGAGGGAAAGTCAGAGCCTGCTGTCGGGAGCTCATCTGAGATGGGAGAGGCTCAAAGGCAGACCAAAGCGGCTTCTGTGCTGTCCGCAGCCTCAGAGAGCGAGCCAGCCGCTGCCGAGGACACAAAGGAGGATGCGCCTGTCATCAGTGAGGCCGTGTTGTCTCCTGCCGGTGAGAGACAGCAGCTGGCTGTGGCCGTGAATACCCCAAGACCAGCCGTGTACGGATTTTCCGCCTCCTCCGTGGTGCCACCACAGCTAGAGACATACAGCCTGAGGGTCACAACCTGGGAGCGCAAGGGACTCGACCAGGGGAGGCAAAGAAATGGCCCATGGAGCGAGGCGTACGACAAGGCAACTCTGGCCAGCTTTGGGGCCCCTCCTCAGGGCAAAGAGACTGGTAGAAGCAGGCCATCATCCACACAACTTCCTCATCCTTCTGCTTGGTTCCAGAGACTGACATCCCACAGTATCTCTCTCCTCAgtcccatctctccctcgtCCTTTCTGTCCCCTCGAACTGCCACGCCTTTGTCAGTGTGGGGCCAGGAGGGAGTGACTGCCTCCACACTCCCAGACCCCCTTCTGCCTGATATCGGACCAAACCTCACGCCCAAAGAGGACGGCCCAGAAAACCTCTGGACTGAGGCAGTGAGACAGAATGGAG CGGACACAGTGCTCCCTCTGTCCCAGGACGAAGCCACAGAGGGCACCATGTCATCAGAGGCCCTCCCTCTCATCTTTGAACCTTTTGATGATGCCACGCCGGAGAGCGCAGCAGCGGTGGTCACCCTGGCACCCGGCAGCTCTCAGCCTCTCGCTGCCATGGCAACTAGGGGGATGCTTCTCTCAGAGGCGGACCTCAACCAGCTGGTCACcgtggagacagacagtgacGGTCCCTCGCGGACCCCACCCCTGCTGTTGCCAGACTGGACGTCACCTTGGCAGACATCCGGTGCCGAGCTGTTAGAGCCAATCAGCCCGTCGGGTCTGTCTGTTTCCCCGCCCCCGGCCGAAACCGAGCCGGGACTGCTGGAGGATCGCTCTGAGAAAG CTCCTGACAGGATACCAAACCTTGAAGCAGCTCTGCCGACTACAGGCCCCTCTGTTTCATCCATCCAGCGCTCTGTGACAACGGTAACCAAGGCAACCCACCGACTTGTGTCCAAATCCAGATCAGGGTTGGAGGAGATGGAGTCTGAAG AGGAGccagatgaggatgaggaggatgagaacACAGAGGAATCGGAGGAAGAGGACAGCGAGGAGGACCTGACGGAAACACCAAAGACAGCCTCAACGCGGCCCCCGTACAGCCTCATCCCTCCACCTCCTGTTTGGGTTCAGCGCAACCAGGGCCTGA TGCGTAGCTGGGTAGAGCTGATCAGGGAAAAG GCAGGTTATGTGTCTGGCATGTTGGCCCCTGTGGGCATTGGCATCACAGGGGCCCTGCTTATCGTAGGGGCCCTGTACAGCATCCGGATGATTCACCGCAAGAGGAGGAACAGCTTCAAACACCAGAGGAGGAAGGTCAGGCAGCCAGAG caaCCTCGCGAGCCCGGCACCAGCCGTCAGGACCAGGCCATGCTGCTGGCCGACAGCTCCGAGGACGAGTTCTGA
- the armh4 gene encoding endochitinase A isoform X2, protein MLMSGTLHRLLLAGTCLCVYSTPIRLQVQNNTPTQDSNCGGQCGSTHTTGINSKSSDTDKSAFGTSEHVTGLIVNVGAEGGAGPDGQKTGPEGIVPVTQAGNGDSHGGRSGPSEADEEAWSERSEGKSEPAVGSSSEMGEAQRQTKAASVLSAASESEPAAAEDTKEDAPVISEAVLSPAGERQQLAVAVNTPRPAVYGFSASSVVPPQLETYSLRVTTWERKGLDQGRQRNGPWSEAYDKATLASFGAPPQGKETGRSRPSSTQLPHPSAWFQRLTSHSISLLSPISPSSFLSPRTATPLSVWGQEGVTASTLPDPLLPDIGPNLTPKEDGPENLWTEAVRQNGADTVLPLSQDEATEGTMSSEALPLIFEPFDDATPESAAAVVTLAPGSSQPLAAMATRGMLLSEADLNQLVTVETDSDGPSRTPPLLLPDWTSPWQTSGAELLEPISPSGLSVSPPPAETEPGLLEDRSEKAPDRIPNLEAALPTTGPSVSSIQRSVTTVTKATHRLVSKSRSGLEEMESEEEPDEDEEDENTEESEEEDSEEDLTETPKTASTRPPYSLIPPPPVWVQRNQGLMRSWVELIREKAGYVSGMLAPVGIGITGALLIVGALYSIRMIHRKRRNSFKHQRRKQPREPGTSRQDQAMLLADSSEDEF, encoded by the exons ATGCTGATGTCTGGGACGCTTCACCGTCTCCTCCTGGCCGGAACCTGTCTTTGTGTCTATAGCACCCCGATCCGTCTCCAAGTCCAAAACAACACCCCCACACAGGACAGCAACTGTGGTGGACAATGTGgatcaacacacaccacagggaTAAACTCTAAGTCCTCAGATACTGACAAGTCTGCCTTTGGCACATCAGAACATGTGACTGGTCTCATAGTGAATGTAGGTGCAGAGGGTGGGGCTGGCCCAGATGGACAAAAAACAGGACCTGAGGGGATAGTTCCAGTGACGCAGGCTGGAAACGGGGACAGCCATGGTGGAAGATCTGGGCCGAGTGAGGCTGATGAAGAGGCGTGGAGTGAGAGGAGTGAGGGAAAGTCAGAGCCTGCTGTCGGGAGCTCATCTGAGATGGGAGAGGCTCAAAGGCAGACCAAAGCGGCTTCTGTGCTGTCCGCAGCCTCAGAGAGCGAGCCAGCCGCTGCCGAGGACACAAAGGAGGATGCGCCTGTCATCAGTGAGGCCGTGTTGTCTCCTGCCGGTGAGAGACAGCAGCTGGCTGTGGCCGTGAATACCCCAAGACCAGCCGTGTACGGATTTTCCGCCTCCTCCGTGGTGCCACCACAGCTAGAGACATACAGCCTGAGGGTCACAACCTGGGAGCGCAAGGGACTCGACCAGGGGAGGCAAAGAAATGGCCCATGGAGCGAGGCGTACGACAAGGCAACTCTGGCCAGCTTTGGGGCCCCTCCTCAGGGCAAAGAGACTGGTAGAAGCAGGCCATCATCCACACAACTTCCTCATCCTTCTGCTTGGTTCCAGAGACTGACATCCCACAGTATCTCTCTCCTCAgtcccatctctccctcgtCCTTTCTGTCCCCTCGAACTGCCACGCCTTTGTCAGTGTGGGGCCAGGAGGGAGTGACTGCCTCCACACTCCCAGACCCCCTTCTGCCTGATATCGGACCAAACCTCACGCCCAAAGAGGACGGCCCAGAAAACCTCTGGACTGAGGCAGTGAGACAGAATGGAG CGGACACAGTGCTCCCTCTGTCCCAGGACGAAGCCACAGAGGGCACCATGTCATCAGAGGCCCTCCCTCTCATCTTTGAACCTTTTGATGATGCCACGCCGGAGAGCGCAGCAGCGGTGGTCACCCTGGCACCCGGCAGCTCTCAGCCTCTCGCTGCCATGGCAACTAGGGGGATGCTTCTCTCAGAGGCGGACCTCAACCAGCTGGTCACcgtggagacagacagtgacGGTCCCTCGCGGACCCCACCCCTGCTGTTGCCAGACTGGACGTCACCTTGGCAGACATCCGGTGCCGAGCTGTTAGAGCCAATCAGCCCGTCGGGTCTGTCTGTTTCCCCGCCCCCGGCCGAAACCGAGCCGGGACTGCTGGAGGATCGCTCTGAGAAAG CTCCTGACAGGATACCAAACCTTGAAGCAGCTCTGCCGACTACAGGCCCCTCTGTTTCATCCATCCAGCGCTCTGTGACAACGGTAACCAAGGCAACCCACCGACTTGTGTCCAAATCCAGATCAGGGTTGGAGGAGATGGAGTCTGAAG AGGAGccagatgaggatgaggaggatgagaacACAGAGGAATCGGAGGAAGAGGACAGCGAGGAGGACCTGACGGAAACACCAAAGACAGCCTCAACGCGGCCCCCGTACAGCCTCATCCCTCCACCTCCTGTTTGGGTTCAGCGCAACCAGGGCCTGA TGCGTAGCTGGGTAGAGCTGATCAGGGAAAAG GCAGGTTATGTGTCTGGCATGTTGGCCCCTGTGGGCATTGGCATCACAGGGGCCCTGCTTATCGTAGGGGCCCTGTACAGCATCCGGATGATTCACCGCAAGAGGAGGAACAGCTTCAAACACCAGAGGAGGAAG caaCCTCGCGAGCCCGGCACCAGCCGTCAGGACCAGGCCATGCTGCTGGCCGACAGCTCCGAGGACGAGTTCTGA